One stretch of Brettanomyces nanus chromosome 4, complete sequence DNA includes these proteins:
- a CDS encoding uncharacterized protein (CAZy:GH72~EggNog:ENOG41), with the protein MLIDLLFLCLFAMHLAAATITLLALTKTALSIDTVEAFGNKLFFSSNGSQFYIRGLAYQKDTSGLTTNAKFVDPLTDEKSCRRDIPYLQLLNTNVIRVYALNFSQSHDACMKLLEQAGIYVIADLSSPDESIISTNPSWNLDLYDRYTSVIDEMQQYDNVLGFFAGNEVITNSSTSSAAAFVKAAIRDTKQYMTDQGYRDIPVGYSANDDSDTRVASADYFACGKEDIHADFYGINMYEWCGSSSFSASGYKARTEEFSNLTIPVFFSEYGCNEVQPRKFTEVKALFSDEMTDVWSGGIVYMYFEEANNYGLVSIDGDTVSTMDDFPYYSSEINAVSPTFAWLSDASASCTSSIACPTSSSDWSAATKLPPTPQKKVCKCLEQTLRCVVSNDVHEKDYGDLFGVICGVTNCADITANGTSGSYGAYSYCSPKEKLSYILNQYYEDQNRNKKACDFSGSASLVSTASLSGSCSSVLSAASASADLPESSTRFSSSSTSSSSLRNAACRVTPGVGVIQIYFVTLLVVFSIGSVSLVML; encoded by the exons ATGCTAATT gaccttctttttctctgcttGTTTGCTATGCATTTAGCAGCTGCAACCATTACTCTCTTGGCATTGACTAAGACTGCATTATCAATCGATACCGTGGAGGCATTCGGTAACAAGTTGTTTTTTAGCAGCAACGGCTCTCAATTTTATATTAGAGGTCTTGCTTATCAGAAAGATACCTCTGGTCTAACCACCAATGCTAAGTTTGTGGATCCATTGACGGATGAAAAAAGTTGTAGAAGAGATATTCCTTATTTGCAACTGTTGAACACTAACGTTATCCGTGTCTACGCTTTAAACTTCTCCCAGTCTCATGATGCTTGTATGAAGCTATTGGAGCAGGCAGGAATTTATGTGATTGCCGATCTTTCTTCCCCTGATGAATCTATTATCAGCACCAATCCTTCCTGGAATTTGGACTTATACGATAGATACACTTCCGTTATTGACGAGATGCAACAATACGACAACGTTTTGGGATTCTTCGCCGGTAACGAGGTTATCACCAATTCTTCCACCAGTAGTGCTGCAGCATTTGTTAAGGCTGCAATTCGTGATACTAAGCAATACATGACAGACCAGGGATACAGAGACATTCCAGTCGGTTATTCCGCTAATGACGATTCTGATACCCGTGTTGCATCTGCAGACTACTTTGCTTGCGGAAAGGAGGATATTCACGCCGACTTTTACGGTATCAACATGTACGAATGGTGtggatcatcatctttcagTGCCTCTGGATACAAAGCGAGAACGGAAGAGTTTTCCAATTTGACTATTccagtcttcttctctgaaTACGGTTGTAATGAAGTTCAGCCAAGAAAATTCACAGAGGTAAAAGCATTATTTTCTGATGAGATGACTGATGTCTGGTCTGGAGGCATAGTTTATATGTACTTTGAGGAGGCTAACAATTACGGCTTGGTCTCTATTGACGGTGACACTGTTTCCACCATGGACGACTTCCCATATTATTCTTCGGAGATTAATGCTGTTAGTCCAACTTTTGCTTGGCTTTCTGATGCATCTGCCTCTTGCACTTCCAGTATAGCTTGCCCTACGTCTTCTTCCGATTGGAGTGCCGCAACCAAATTACCTCCTACTCCACAGAAAAAGGTCTGCAAGTGTCTTGAGCAGACGTTGAGATGTGTAGTTTCGAACGATGTCCACGAGAAAGACTACGGTGACTTGTTTGGCGTTATATGTGGAGTAACAAATTGCGCTGATATCACGGCTAATGGTACTAGTGGTTCCTACGGTGCTTACTCATACTGTTCTCCGAAGGAAAAGCTTTCCTACATATTGAATCAGTACTACGAAGACCAGAATCGCAATAAGAAAGCTTGTGATTTCTCGGGATCAGCTAGTTTGGTCAGCACTGCCAGCCTATCCGGTTCTTGTTCGTCTGTTCTTAGTGCTGCATCAGCTAGTGCCGACCTCCCAGAGTCTAGTACACGTttctcaagttcttctacgtcctcctcttctttgagaAATGCTGCTTGTAGAGTTACTCCAGGAGTAGGCGTCATCCAAATATATTTTGTCACATTGTTGGTTGTGTTTTCCATTGGAAGTGTTTCTCTGGTGATGTTGTAG